A genomic segment from Phormidium ambiguum IAM M-71 encodes:
- a CDS encoding PilN domain-containing protein: MYSLDVNFLKDRPEFVPVSTNEGKKKRTALKGNVPLFVGIAVGAFLPLAVGGFWFWQMSEQGSLKEKIAKIQADLDKAAKEQGELQAVRQETNLYKQQTQALASVFEQIRPWSAMVRDISERVPPGIQITCISQVPVSGNSSSSGGCQNVPNPPNTTTTTTTTNTTNAPVIVPQDKVEITGIAKSFNNVNDLMLTLQRSAFLNNKQTRLITAKLIENPNKLERDPNKQQSSGENFQLPELPKVVQFKVQTSLSDKTASQLLPQLYSLGDLGLTTRIEALKQQGVIKK; the protein is encoded by the coding sequence ATGTACAGTTTAGACGTTAATTTTTTGAAAGATCGGCCTGAGTTTGTCCCAGTAAGCACAAACGAAGGAAAGAAAAAAAGAACGGCTCTTAAAGGCAATGTACCATTGTTTGTTGGCATTGCCGTTGGCGCTTTTCTCCCATTAGCAGTAGGTGGTTTTTGGTTCTGGCAAATGTCAGAACAAGGTAGCTTAAAAGAGAAAATTGCTAAAATCCAAGCTGATTTGGATAAAGCAGCCAAAGAACAAGGAGAATTACAAGCAGTTCGCCAAGAAACTAATTTATATAAGCAACAAACCCAAGCTTTAGCTAGCGTATTTGAGCAAATTAGGCCCTGGTCAGCAATGGTGAGAGATATTAGCGAAAGAGTTCCCCCAGGAATTCAAATCACTTGTATTTCTCAGGTTCCAGTCAGTGGGAACTCTTCTTCTAGTGGAGGCTGTCAGAATGTACCTAATCCACCCAATACCACCACTACAACTACCACAACTAATACAACTAACGCACCAGTAATTGTACCTCAAGACAAAGTAGAAATTACTGGCATAGCTAAGTCATTTAATAATGTAAATGACCTAATGCTGACTTTGCAGCGATCGGCATTTTTAAACAACAAGCAAACTCGCTTAATCACAGCTAAATTAATAGAAAATCCCAACAAGTTGGAACGAGACCCAAATAAGCAACAATCTTCGGGTGAGAATTTTCAATTACCAGAATTGCCGAAAGTTGTACAATTTAAAGTTCAAACTAGCCTGAGTGATAAAACGGCTTCTCAATTACTACCGCAATTATACAGTTTGGGTGATTTAGGATTGACTACTCGGATTGAAGCCCTCAAACAACAAGGAGTTATTAAAAAATGA
- the pilM gene encoding type IV pilus assembly protein PilM encodes MVNFISNLFSKRKPGIGIELGPERINIAQLRKQGHGYKINTLHSVEVPEGVFQEGMITDPPTMAEIIQTALAEKKIKVTKVASAVPGAAGAIVRIIPVPAELDDKELRSMVLDHEAGLYLPFPREEADVDYQKLGFFTDEDGIEKVQVLLAAVREDVTNTYIETFKQAGLTLDVLEINSFALIRTIREQLRQFSPQEAVVLVDVEFESTEIAIIVDGVPQFSRTVAIGMFQIQSALNRAMNLPSTRNTDFLKSMTIPSTPPDSVRTGSTGINPGMAAMLRVLGELADELRRSIDFYLNQSNNLEVAQLLLAGPGGGIGQLDEFFTSRLSLPTVQVDPLAALALEVGDDIAPVQRPGLGVVLGLGLREV; translated from the coding sequence GTGGTTAACTTCATAAGTAATCTATTTTCCAAGCGTAAACCAGGGATTGGCATTGAACTAGGGCCAGAAAGGATTAATATAGCCCAATTGCGGAAACAAGGACATGGCTATAAGATTAACACTTTACATTCGGTAGAAGTACCGGAAGGAGTTTTCCAAGAAGGAATGATTACTGACCCACCAACAATGGCAGAAATCATTCAAACTGCATTGGCCGAAAAAAAGATTAAGGTAACAAAAGTAGCTAGTGCTGTACCGGGTGCAGCAGGAGCAATAGTAAGAATCATACCAGTTCCAGCCGAATTGGATGATAAAGAACTCCGTAGCATGGTATTAGATCATGAGGCAGGTTTGTACTTGCCTTTTCCGCGAGAAGAAGCGGATGTGGATTATCAAAAATTGGGATTTTTTACGGATGAGGATGGCATTGAAAAAGTGCAAGTGCTGTTAGCAGCAGTGCGAGAAGATGTAACTAATACTTATATCGAGACGTTTAAACAAGCGGGGTTAACTCTTGATGTTTTAGAGATTAATAGTTTTGCATTAATTCGGACAATTCGGGAACAATTACGCCAGTTTTCTCCGCAAGAAGCGGTTGTATTAGTAGATGTAGAATTTGAAAGTACAGAAATTGCGATTATTGTAGATGGGGTGCCACAATTTTCGCGGACGGTAGCGATCGGAATGTTCCAAATTCAAAGTGCGCTTAATAGAGCAATGAATTTACCGAGTACGAGAAATACCGATTTCTTGAAAAGTATGACTATTCCTTCCACACCTCCAGATAGCGTTCGCACAGGTTCTACGGGGATTAATCCGGGAATGGCAGCTATGCTCAGAGTGTTGGGAGAATTAGCTGATGAATTACGCCGATCGATCGATTTTTATCTCAATCAAAGTAACAATTTAGAAGTGGCACAATTACTATTAGCAGGCCCCGGTGGTGGTATTGGTCAACTAGATGAATTTTTTACATCTCGGTTGAGTTTACCTACTGTTCAAGTAGACCCATTAGCAGCACTAGCTTTAGAAGTAGGCGATGACATTGCTCCAGTACAAAGACCTGGGTTAGGTGTTGTTCTGGGCTTAGGACTTAGGGAGGTTTAA
- a CDS encoding ABC transporter substrate-binding protein — translation MIRHQTWKRLSVFALCGLLLSWIVSCSTGNVSNNQATSGRQEVEFWTMQLQPQFTNYFNKLIASFEAENAGVKVRWVDVPWNDMQSKILTAVSAKTAPDVVNLNPDFAAQLAARNAWLELDGKIPQPVRQSYLPNIWQASTFNGKSFGIPWYLATQITIYNKVLFQRAGISKPPVTYAELAQVAKQVKEKTGKYAFFITFVPEDSAEVLESLVQMGVKLVDAQGKAAFNSPEGKAAFQYWVDLYKQGLLPKEVLTEGHRKGIELYQAGETAILVTGAQFLNTIAKNAPQIANVSATAPQITGKTGKKSVAVMNLVIPRNTDRADAALKFALFVTNDQNQLAFAKEANVLPSTVKALANPYFQYVAAGSSSVDRARVVSAGQMKQAEVLIPAIKNVNVLQRLIYDGLQASMLGEKSVDQALSDAATEWNQN, via the coding sequence ATGATACGACACCAAACTTGGAAACGTTTAAGTGTTTTTGCTTTGTGTGGACTATTGCTCAGTTGGATTGTCAGTTGTAGTACTGGCAATGTCAGCAATAATCAAGCTACATCTGGTCGTCAGGAAGTGGAATTCTGGACGATGCAATTACAGCCGCAGTTCACCAACTACTTTAACAAGCTAATTGCTAGTTTTGAAGCTGAAAATGCAGGTGTCAAGGTGCGTTGGGTAGATGTGCCCTGGAATGATATGCAAAGCAAAATTTTAACAGCTGTTTCTGCTAAAACTGCCCCGGATGTAGTAAACTTAAACCCGGATTTTGCTGCCCAATTAGCTGCCCGTAATGCTTGGCTGGAATTAGATGGTAAAATTCCTCAGCCTGTACGCCAGTCTTATTTACCAAACATTTGGCAAGCTAGCACTTTTAATGGAAAGAGTTTTGGTATTCCTTGGTATTTAGCAACTCAAATAACTATTTATAACAAAGTTTTGTTCCAACGGGCGGGGATTAGTAAACCTCCTGTTACTTATGCAGAGTTAGCACAAGTAGCAAAGCAAGTAAAGGAAAAGACTGGTAAGTACGCTTTTTTTATTACTTTTGTGCCGGAAGATTCGGCGGAGGTGTTGGAATCTTTGGTGCAGATGGGTGTAAAGTTAGTTGATGCTCAGGGAAAAGCGGCGTTTAATTCTCCTGAAGGTAAGGCAGCTTTTCAATATTGGGTAGATTTATATAAACAAGGTTTGTTGCCGAAGGAAGTTTTAACTGAAGGTCATAGAAAGGGAATTGAACTTTACCAAGCTGGAGAAACGGCAATTTTAGTCACGGGTGCTCAGTTTCTTAATACTATTGCCAAGAATGCGCCGCAAATTGCCAATGTTTCGGCTACTGCACCCCAAATTACTGGGAAAACAGGGAAGAAAAGTGTGGCGGTGATGAATTTAGTAATTCCCCGAAATACCGATCGCGCTGATGCCGCTTTGAAGTTTGCTTTGTTTGTGACTAATGACCAAAATCAATTAGCTTTTGCTAAGGAAGCTAATGTTTTACCTTCTACGGTCAAGGCGTTAGCAAATCCTTATTTTCAGTATGTTGCTGCTGGTTCTTCGTCTGTAGATCGGGCGCGGGTGGTTAGTGCTGGGCAAATGAAACAAGCAGAAGTCTTAATTCCAGCAATTAAGAATGTGAATGTTTTGCAACGGCTAATTTACGATGGTCTCCAAGCGTCAATGTTGGGGGAAAAGTCGGTGGATCAAGCTTTAAGTGATGCGGCGACAGAATGGAATCAGAATTAG
- a CDS encoding bifunctional folylpolyglutamate synthase/dihydrofolate synthase, with protein sequence MSIDSLLQPFHHFGVNLGLERIKNLLANLGNPHHQVPIIHVAGTNGKGSVCAYLSSVLTAAGYRVGRYISPHLVSWSERICINDNPIPLAELESLILQVKSAIDLDSESPTQFEVITAAAWLYFAQQKVDIAVIEVGLGGRLDATNVCDRPLVSIITSISREHWQVLGPTLADIAGEKAGILKPHCPAVIGQLPSEAMAVVKRRIEELNCPAVFPEAAKELKTAETQRTQRKEEKRWVEYEGIEFPLGLLGDFQLQNSALAIATLQFLQKQGWEISSEAIVSGMGNAQWPGRLQWVNWQGHRILIDGAHNPAAAIALRHYINSLNPPSVTWIIGMLSTKDHADVFQALLQPNDQLHLVPVPDYFSANLEDLATLAQQLCPQLSLIQTYPNLTSALEVAVPTNQGLTVLCGSLYLLGYFFQISQKSL encoded by the coding sequence GTGTCCATAGATTCTCTTCTCCAACCTTTCCACCACTTCGGCGTTAATTTAGGTTTAGAACGTATCAAAAACCTACTCGCTAATTTAGGCAATCCTCACCATCAAGTTCCCATCATCCACGTCGCCGGAACTAACGGCAAAGGTTCAGTTTGCGCTTATCTTTCTTCGGTACTAACTGCCGCAGGTTATCGGGTCGGTCGTTATATTTCTCCTCATTTAGTAAGTTGGAGTGAACGCATTTGTATAAATGACAATCCTATTCCTTTGGCGGAGTTGGAATCGCTAATTTTACAAGTTAAGTCTGCTATTGATTTAGATTCTGAATCTCCGACTCAGTTTGAAGTAATTACCGCCGCTGCTTGGTTATATTTCGCTCAACAAAAGGTGGATATTGCGGTGATTGAAGTGGGTTTGGGTGGTAGATTGGATGCAACTAATGTTTGCGATCGCCCTCTCGTTAGTATCATTACTTCTATTAGTCGGGAACATTGGCAAGTTTTAGGCCCGACTTTGGCAGATATCGCTGGCGAAAAAGCGGGAATTTTAAAACCTCATTGTCCGGCTGTTATTGGTCAGTTACCTTCGGAAGCTATGGCGGTTGTGAAAAGGAGAATTGAAGAGTTAAATTGTCCTGCGGTTTTCCCGGAAGCGGCTAAGGAATTAAAAACCGCAGAGACACAGAGGACGCAGAGGAAAGAGGAAAAAAGATGGGTTGAGTATGAGGGTATTGAGTTTCCTTTGGGTTTGTTGGGTGATTTTCAATTGCAAAATTCGGCTTTGGCGATCGCTACTCTCCAATTCCTCCAAAAACAAGGTTGGGAAATCTCTTCGGAAGCTATTGTTTCGGGTATGGGAAATGCTCAATGGCCGGGAAGATTGCAATGGGTTAATTGGCAAGGTCATCGCATTTTAATAGATGGTGCTCATAATCCGGCAGCTGCGATCGCTCTCCGTCACTATATTAATAGTCTCAATCCTCCGTCAGTAACTTGGATTATCGGGATGCTTTCCACAAAAGATCATGCTGATGTTTTTCAAGCTTTACTCCAACCAAATGACCAATTACACCTCGTACCTGTACCCGATTATTTCTCCGCTAACCTTGAAGATTTAGCAACTCTCGCCCAGCAGCTTTGTCCCCAATTAAGTTTAATCCAAACTTATCCTAATTTGACCTCCGCTTTGGAGGTTGCTGTTCCTACAAATCAGGGTTTAACTGTTTTATGCGGTTCTCTTTATCTACTCGGTTACTTCTTCCAAATTAGCCAAAAATCTTTGTAA
- a CDS encoding photosystem II protein Y: MDWRVIVVLAPLAVAGGWAVYNIGKYAIAQVQAFLSKQA, from the coding sequence ATGGATTGGCGCGTGATTGTTGTATTAGCACCTTTGGCGGTTGCAGGCGGTTGGGCTGTTTACAATATCGGTAAATATGCCATTGCTCAAGTGCAAGCATTTTTGAGCAAGCAAGCCTAA